Genomic segment of Pseudomonadota bacterium:
GCGTGATCTACCGGGTTATGGGCAACACAGTGTACGTCCTGCTGATCGTCGACGGACATTGTGACATGCAAACACTATTGCTACGACGGCTTCTGGAGAATTAACCCATTTCATGCTGAATAGAAAAAACTTTCATACCGCCCGCCCCGGTGAAATAGATACCAGCAATATTTCACAGGGCAGACTTTAGAAAATGGACATACAAATATTGGAAAGATCACAAAATACGCCTTATCGCAGAAGCTCAAAGGGTGCGGTTTTTACATATGATTCTGTTTTTAAAGGAAGACTTTTTGCCATCATATCGAAATGTATGTCAGCATGTATGACTGTAGCACCGGCTGTCAGCGCACAGGCAGCGATCAGAATGTCTGTGTACGGGACAGTAACCCCGCTTCTTCTCAAAGCGAAGGCAATCTCATATGCTTTTTCCCATTGGGTAATAGTTGCAGATATGGTTTCCAAGGCTTGGAGCCGTGATTTCAAACGATTAAACTCTTTTTCGGTTTTTGTGCCCCCGAGAAGTTCCAGCTTGATGATTGGTATAGTTTGGCAATGAATAACGGGGCTCTCGGTGGAAAAATCATGGGAGCCGGCGGCGGCGGTTTTTTTGTTTTTTGTGTAGAAAATGGCCACAGAAAACATTTAAGAAAAACATTGGAAGATTCCGGTCTTCATTATATGGATTTCAAGTTTGATTGGGAGGGAACAAAGGTGTTGGTGAATATATGAAGGTGAAGACAGTGAAACGTGAGGCATTAAATGTAAAACGGGAAAGGCCGAAGATAGAAAGATGAGAAGATACAAAGATGGGTTTTAACAAGGATAACGGCGGATAAATATGGATAACAACATAAAATTGCTGACCCGAATCGGGATACATCGGCGATTCATGTCAGACATCCATCCCCTTCGGGGATATATGTAAAGGCGATAAATCAATTCTTATCAGATTTCCCATATTACATAATAAATCGTAATTGACATGCAAGTGTTATCGTTATACATTTCTATAGTATAGATTTAAATATTT
This window contains:
- a CDS encoding PIN domain-containing protein, whose amino-acid sequence is MAIFYTKNKKTAAAGSHDFSTESPVIHCQTIPIIKLELLGGTKTEKEFNRLKSRLQALETISATITQWEKAYEIAFALRRSGVTVPYTDILIAACALTAGATVIHADIHFDMMAKSLPLKTESYVKTAPFELLR